From Brachionichthys hirsutus isolate HB-005 chromosome 16, CSIRO-AGI_Bhir_v1, whole genome shotgun sequence, a single genomic window includes:
- the LOC137905273 gene encoding zinc finger protein 420-like → MLTPTHEENDQSEDQTLYMKDEDGAAETESVVNMPVIISVVGAADIDLLISTSSHVSVSHDEGGGTSRTDAEIEPQFQSQGRNNASKKSYVCTLCNKGYTKHASLKVHMRIHTGEKPFDCKTCGEQFIQKSDLKKHMIIHTGEKPFDCKTCGKQFIQKSALNVHMRIHTGERPFDCKTCGKQFIQKSALNVHMRIHTGEKPFDCKTCGKQFTQKSDLNVHMRIHTGEKPFDCKTCGKQFIQKSDLKKHMRIHTGEKPFDCKTCGEQFIKKYALNVHMIIHTGEKPFDCKTCGKQFTQKSALNVHMRIHTGERPFDCKTCGKQFIQKSALNVHMRIHTGEKPFDCKTCGKQFIQKNDLNVHMRIHTGERPFDCKTCGEQFIQKSALNVHMRIHTGEKPFDCKTCGKQFIQKSDLKKHMRIHTGEKPFDCKTCGKQFIQKYALNVHMIIHAGEKPYGCKTCGKQFTQKSDLNVHMRIHTGEKPFDCKTCGKQFTQKSQLKRHMTIKTGKACPFINV, encoded by the coding sequence atgttgactccgactcatgaggaaaatgaccagagtgaagatcagactctgtacatgaaggatgaagatggtgcagcagagacagagtctgtcgtcaacatgccggttataatctctgtggttggagcagcagacattgacctgctgatctctaccagctctcacgtatctgtcagccatgatgagggaggtggaaCGAGCAGAACAGATGCTGAGATTGAGCCCCAGTTTCAATCCCAGGGAAGAAATAACGCAAGTAAAAAGTcatatgtttgtacattatgtaacaaGGGTTACACAAAACACGCAAGCTtaaaagtccacatgagaatccacactggtgagaagccctttgactgtaaaacatgtggggaacaattcatacaaaaatctgatttgaaaaaaCACATGataatccacactggtgagaagccctttgactgtaaaacatgtgggaaacaattcatacaaaaatctgctttgaatgtccacatgagaatccacactggtgagaggccctttgactgtaaaacatgtgggaaacaattcatacaaaaatctgctttgaatgtccacatgagaatccacactggtgagaagccctttgactgtaaaacatgtgggaaacaattcacacaaaaatctgatttgaatgtccacatgagaatccacactggtgagaagccctttgactgtaaaacatgtgggaaacaattcatacaaaaatctgatttgaaaaaacacatgagaatccacactggtgagaagccctttgactgtaaaacatgtggggaacaattcataaaaaaatatgctttgaatgtccacatgataatccacactggtgagaagccctttgactgtaaaacatgtgggaaacaattcacacaaaaatctgctttgaatgtccacatgagaatccacactggtgagaggccctttgactgtaaaacatgtgggaaacaattcatacaaaaatctgctttgaatgtccacatgagaatccacactggtgagaagccctttgactgtaaaacatgtgggaaacaattcatacaaaaaaatgatttgaatgtccacatgagaatccacactggtgagaggccctttgactgtaaaacatgtggggaacaattcatacaaaaatctgctttgaatgtccacatgagaatccacactggtgagaagccctttgactgtaaaacatgtgggaaacaattcatacaaaaatctgatttgaaaaaacacatgagaatccacactggtgagaagccctttgactgtaaaacatgtgggaaacaattcatacaaaaatatgCTCTGAATGTCCACATGATAATCCAtgctggtgagaagccctatggatgtaaaacatgtgggaaacaattcacacaaaaatctgatttgaatgtccacatgagaatccacactggtgagaagccctttgactgtaaaacatgtgggaaacaattcacacaaaaatctcAGTTGAAAAGgcacatgacaataaaaacgGGAAAAGCCTGCCCGtttataaatgtgtga
- the LOC137905529 gene encoding antithrombin-III-like, giving the protein MAVPAASANHRSAATPTHRTRTEGIENTSRYICMQGQWKNKFDKANVYAADFHVSQSATCPVSMMYQETRFRYGHFPDDGVQVLEMPYRGDDITMVIVLPSRGTPLSQVEDSLDLKKLTDWIGEMRDTTVSIYVPRFRVEDSFSLKEKLQAMGLTDLFSQLLNRTDKKIKQNL; this is encoded by the exons ATGGCAGTCCCGGCCGCGTCAGCCAATCATCGCAGCGCAGCAACTCCAACGCACAGAACACGTACTGAGGGGATCGAAAACACATCGCGGTACATCTGCATGCAG GGTCAGTGGAAGAACAAGTTCGACAAAGCTAACGTCTACGCCGCGGACTTCCACGTTAGCCAGAGCGCCACCTGCCCCGTCAGCATGATGTACCAGGAAACCAGGTTCAGGTACGGGCACTTCCCCGATGACGGCGTGCAGGTGCTGGAGATGCCGTACCGCGGAGATgacatcaccatggtgatcgtCCTGCCGAGCCGAGGCACGCCGCTCAGTCAG GTGGAGGACAGTCTGGACCTAAAGAAACTGACCGACTGGATAGGTGAGATGAGGGACACCACCGTCTCCATCTACGTCCCTCGGTTCCGGGTGGAGGACAGTTTCAGTctgaaggagaagctgcaggcCATGGGCCTGACCGACCTGTTCAGTCAGCTTCTCAATCGAACCGAcaagaaaataaagcagaatttATAG
- the LOC137905353 gene encoding CD9 antigen-like, producing the protein MALGGCGTLCKCILIIFNIIFAALGFACLGLGLALRLSPNTRGLFSIEALNSSAFVTAVVVLIVIGTVLLILVSFGIYGACSEKRCPLQLLSALLAILAVTVIAFGAIAYSSRDQVVQSVEEFYSSIYAMYAATEDPAIGATLTFIHETLSCCGMTGITVLELVKATCPRGFFTKNCPGVIADVFNNHAPVVLGVFVGTGALLVVALICSAILSKQIGQSASSSQYITLIQHTYVPADNQPAQPQLATTCSHHPYLDPVAFTPLTVANIPAAQA; encoded by the exons ATGGCTCTGGGCGGATGCGGCACCCTCTGCAAATGCATCCTTATAATTTTCAACATAATCTTTGCG GCGCTGGGCTTCGCCTGCTTGGGTCTTGGCCTTGCGCTGAGGCTGAGCCCAAACACCAGAGGCTTATTTTCAATAGAGGCGCTCAACTCTAGCGCTTTTGTTACCG CTGTGGTTGTGCTGATAGTGATCGGGACAGTGTTGCTGATTCTGGTGTCATTTGGAATCTACGGTGCCTGTAGTGAGAAAAGATGTCCCTTGCAATTG TTATCCGCTCTTCTGGCCATTCTGGCTGTGACTGTGATTGCTTTTGGAGCGATAGCTTATTCCAGCAGGGACCAG GTTGTTCAGAGCGTCGAGGAGTTCTACAGTAGCATTTATGCTATGTATGCGGCTACTGAAGACCCCGCCATTGGTGCCACTCTGACGTTCATCCACGAGACC CTTTCCTGCTGTGGAATGACGGGCATCACGGTGCTGGAGCTGGTTAAAGCCACTTGCCCCAGGGGTTTCTTTACGAAG AATTGCCCTGGGGTCATTGCAGACGTCTTTAACAATCACGCGCCAGTGGTTCTGGGCGTGTTTGTCGGAACAGGCGCTCTGTTG GTTGTAGCTCTGATTTGCAGTGCAATCCTCAGCAAACAGATTGGCCAGTCTGCCTCATCGTCTCAGTACATCACCCTGATTCAGCACACTTACGTCCCAGCTGACAATCAGCCAGCCCAGCCTCAACTGGCCACCACCTGCAGCCACCACCCGTACCTGGACCCAGTCGCCTTCACTCCTCTGACTGTGGCCAACATCCCTGCGGCCCAGGCCTAG